One genomic region from Streptomyces sp. Li-HN-5-11 encodes:
- a CDS encoding NYN domain-containing protein has translation MAETQGGGPGDGAAEVLDRPLPDGVRRRVVQIVSDGFGGLTVGELPAQLRQYARFAPNRRAKFAGNAMAAALETDPLFRQRIGEKFREAQPELSGALDSGSPPMAADPLDVAAAAYVLRPAGWVKLVAAAGEEVQRADAERADEESRAELERLRAELTAAREQTRTETEGLRAELEAARKEAESLHRKLRAALSDVKRGEAALRKVRGEIDAVRAEGQAQVSAAESETRRLRARLGEAESALEAARRAAREGRSVEDMRVRLLLDTVLDAAQGLRRELALPPVSVRPAETVDAVEPGRMTPKDIAARALSEHDPAILDQLLALPQAHLVVDGYNVTKTGYPQMPLEKQRLRLLGQLSQLAAQTGAEVTCVFDGAELAAPVLLAPPRGVRVLFSKPGVTADELIRQLVRAEPPGRPVIVASTDREVADGVARAGARPVASAVLLKRLSRG, from the coding sequence ATGGCGGAGACACAAGGCGGGGGGCCGGGCGACGGCGCCGCCGAGGTGCTCGACCGTCCGCTGCCCGACGGCGTGCGCCGCCGGGTCGTCCAGATCGTCTCGGACGGGTTCGGCGGGCTGACCGTCGGCGAGCTGCCGGCACAGCTGCGGCAGTACGCCCGGTTCGCCCCCAACCGCCGGGCCAAGTTCGCGGGCAACGCGATGGCGGCGGCGCTGGAGACCGATCCGCTGTTCCGGCAGCGGATCGGGGAGAAGTTCAGAGAGGCCCAGCCGGAGCTGTCCGGCGCCCTGGACTCCGGCTCGCCGCCCATGGCCGCGGACCCGCTCGACGTGGCGGCCGCGGCCTACGTACTGCGCCCGGCGGGCTGGGTGAAGCTGGTGGCCGCCGCGGGCGAGGAGGTCCAGCGGGCGGACGCCGAGCGTGCCGACGAGGAGAGCCGGGCCGAGCTGGAGCGGCTGCGCGCCGAGCTGACGGCGGCCCGCGAGCAGACCCGGACCGAGACCGAGGGTCTGCGCGCCGAGCTGGAGGCGGCCAGGAAGGAAGCCGAGTCGCTGCACCGCAAGCTGCGTGCCGCGCTCAGCGACGTCAAGCGCGGTGAGGCCGCGCTGCGCAAGGTGCGTGGCGAGATCGATGCGGTGCGGGCCGAGGGGCAGGCGCAGGTGTCGGCCGCCGAGAGCGAGACCCGGCGGCTCAGGGCGCGCCTCGGTGAGGCGGAGTCGGCCCTGGAGGCCGCCCGCCGGGCGGCCCGCGAGGGGCGCAGCGTCGAGGACATGCGGGTACGGCTGCTGCTCGACACGGTGCTGGACGCGGCCCAGGGCCTGCGCCGCGAACTGGCGCTGCCGCCGGTGTCCGTACGGCCGGCGGAGACCGTGGACGCGGTCGAACCGGGACGGATGACCCCGAAGGACATCGCCGCCCGCGCGCTGTCCGAGCACGACCCGGCGATCCTCGACCAGCTCCTCGCGCTGCCGCAGGCGCATCTGGTCGTCGACGGCTACAACGTCACCAAGACCGGCTATCCCCAGATGCCGCTGGAGAAGCAGCGGCTGCGGCTCCTCGGCCAGCTCTCGCAGCTCGCGGCGCAGACCGGCGCCGAGGTCACCTGTGTCTTCGACGGGGCCGAACTGGCCGCGCCGGTGCTGCTCGCCCCGCCGCGCGGGGTGCGGGTGCTGTTCTCCAAGCCGGGCGTCACCGCGGACGAGCTGATCCGCCAGCTGGTGCGTGCCGAGCCGCCCGGCCGACCGGTCATCGTCGCCTCGACCGACCGCGAGGTGGCCGACGGGGTCGCCAGGGCGGGGGCGCGTCCGGTGGCGTCGGCGGTCCTGCTGAAGCGCCTCTCGCGCGGCTGA
- a CDS encoding aminotransferase class V-fold PLP-dependent enzyme, with protein sequence MSVSTAAVAQSLCTPLPVLGRDVTVPLVTGGEVTYAALDYAASAPALQRVWDDVAAYAPYYGSVHRGAGYLSQLSTDLFENARRTVSEFLDCRADDQLVFTRSTTDSLNLLARALPADCQVFVFETEHHASLLPWQDATVTYLNAPRTPRQAVETLERALAGRDPSPSSRLRSSRGGPHGPALVCVTGASNVTGELWPVRELAAVAHAHGARIVLDAAQLAPHHPVSVRDLDVDWVAFSGHKLYAPFGSGVLAGRADWLRAAEPYLAGGGASRKVTRREDGGVDVEWHDTAARHEAGSPNVIGAYSIASACRALTEAGFGSLVARERHLIAKVREGLAEVPEVRVLSLFGDDAPRVGVISFVVEGWNSSHFAAALSAEYGIGVRDGLFCAHPLVRTLLGSDPQTQGECGAPEAAPGEKSLNAIRVSFGAGTPDEHVERFVTAVRELVRDGAKWRYRTEGGRCVPAV encoded by the coding sequence ATGTCTGTCTCCACCGCTGCCGTCGCCCAGTCGCTTTGCACCCCGCTGCCCGTTCTGGGCCGGGATGTCACCGTGCCGCTCGTGACGGGCGGTGAAGTCACCTACGCGGCGCTCGACTACGCGGCCAGCGCCCCGGCTCTGCAGCGGGTCTGGGACGACGTGGCGGCGTACGCGCCCTACTACGGCAGCGTGCACCGCGGCGCCGGATACCTCTCCCAGCTCTCCACGGACCTCTTCGAGAACGCCCGCAGGACCGTCTCCGAATTCCTCGACTGCCGCGCCGACGACCAGCTGGTCTTCACCCGGTCGACCACCGACTCCCTCAACCTCCTCGCCCGGGCCCTGCCCGCCGACTGCCAGGTGTTCGTCTTCGAGACCGAGCACCACGCCTCGCTGCTGCCCTGGCAGGACGCCACGGTCACGTACCTCAACGCCCCGCGCACCCCCCGGCAGGCCGTCGAGACCCTGGAGCGCGCCCTCGCCGGCCGTGACCCTTCCCCAAGCTCTCGGCTTCGCTCGAGCAGGGGAGGCCCCCATGGCCCGGCCCTGGTCTGCGTCACCGGCGCCTCCAACGTCACCGGCGAGCTGTGGCCCGTGCGGGAGCTCGCGGCGGTCGCCCACGCCCACGGTGCCCGCATCGTCCTGGACGCCGCGCAGCTCGCCCCGCACCACCCGGTGAGCGTCCGTGACCTCGACGTCGACTGGGTCGCCTTCTCCGGTCACAAGCTCTACGCCCCCTTCGGCTCCGGCGTCCTCGCGGGCCGCGCCGACTGGCTGCGGGCCGCCGAGCCGTACCTCGCGGGCGGCGGCGCCAGCCGCAAGGTGACCCGGCGAGAGGACGGGGGAGTGGACGTCGAGTGGCACGACACGGCCGCCCGCCACGAGGCCGGCTCCCCGAACGTCATCGGCGCCTACTCCATCGCCTCGGCCTGCAGGGCCCTCACCGAGGCCGGTTTCGGCAGCCTGGTCGCCCGCGAGCGGCACCTGATCGCCAAGGTCCGCGAGGGCCTCGCCGAGGTCCCCGAGGTCAGGGTCCTCTCCCTCTTCGGTGACGACGCCCCGCGTGTCGGCGTGATCTCCTTCGTCGTCGAGGGCTGGAACAGCTCGCACTTCGCCGCCGCGCTCTCCGCCGAGTACGGCATCGGCGTCCGCGACGGCCTGTTCTGCGCCCACCCCCTCGTGCGCACCCTGCTCGGCAGCGACCCGCAGACGCAGGGCGAGTGCGGCGCCCCCGAGGCCGCGCCCGGCGAGAAGTCCCTCAACGCGATCCGGGTGAGCTTCGGCGCGGGCACCCCCGACGAGCACGTCGAGCGCTTCGTGACCGCGGTGAGGGAACTCGTGCGCGACGGCGCGAAGTGGCGGTACCGCACGGAGGGCGGCCGCTGCGTTCCCGCGGTCTGA
- a CDS encoding c-type cytochrome: MKKLSARRRHPLAAVVVLLLALAATGGLYTAFAPASKANADDSAQSLTIEEGKKLYEVGCATCHGTGGQGSTDGPSLVGVGAAAVDFQVGTGRMPAQQPGAQVPRKKVIYNQTQIDQLAAYIASLGAGPAVPTKDQYSPEGADIAKGGELFRTNCAQCHNFVGKGGALTHGKFAPSLEGVAPKHIYEAMQTGPQNMPSFPDTTLTEKNKKDIIAYLNAVNGDETVNPGGLELGGLGPVSEGLFAWIFGLGALIAVAVWVAARTAKAKKS; the protein is encoded by the coding sequence GTGAAAAAGCTCTCCGCACGACGACGCCATCCGCTGGCGGCGGTCGTCGTCCTCCTCCTCGCGCTGGCGGCCACGGGGGGGCTGTACACCGCGTTCGCGCCCGCGAGCAAGGCGAATGCCGACGACTCCGCCCAGTCCCTCACCATCGAGGAGGGCAAGAAGCTCTACGAGGTGGGCTGCGCCACTTGCCACGGCACCGGTGGTCAGGGCAGCACCGACGGTCCCAGCCTGGTGGGCGTGGGTGCCGCGGCCGTCGACTTCCAGGTCGGCACCGGCCGGATGCCGGCCCAGCAGCCGGGCGCGCAGGTCCCGCGCAAGAAGGTCATCTACAACCAGACGCAGATCGACCAGCTCGCCGCGTACATCGCCTCCCTGGGCGCCGGTCCCGCCGTGCCCACCAAGGACCAGTACAGCCCGGAGGGCGCGGACATCGCCAAGGGCGGGGAGCTGTTCCGCACCAACTGCGCTCAGTGCCACAACTTCGTCGGCAAGGGCGGCGCCCTCACGCACGGCAAGTTCGCGCCGAGCCTGGAGGGCGTCGCGCCGAAGCACATCTACGAGGCCATGCAGACCGGCCCGCAGAACATGCCGTCCTTCCCCGACACCACGCTGACGGAGAAGAACAAGAAGGACATCATCGCGTACCTCAACGCGGTCAACGGCGACGAGACGGTGAACCCCGGTGGTCTGGAGCTGGGCGGCCTCGGGCCGGTCAGTGAGGGTCTGTTCGCATGGATCTTCGGACTGGGTGCGCTGATCGCGGTCGCCGTCTGGGTCGCCGCTCGGACCGCAAAGGCCAAGAAGTCATGA
- a CDS encoding rhomboid family intramembrane serine protease: protein MISNLSGAVGRAVRAATAVRTMPAPVTSALIVLCCLIFVAGPAAGLDPAYGTGERLLLAQRAYFRRWGVIPAELFTGSPRAALAPATALFVHGSWVHLLGNMLFLYVFGAMTEERMGRLQYTLFYVGCGYLALLGYAAANAASAQTLVGASGAISAVLGAFLYLFPRARVTSLLPFLFFLPLRLPAWIVLPFWAALQWLAAGRAAQGPGVAYLAHVVGFGLGFAYAWARFGRTDRVKVAPAPAPEGENQP from the coding sequence GTGATCAGTAACCTCAGCGGTGCGGTCGGCAGGGCGGTGCGGGCGGCCACGGCGGTCAGGACCATGCCGGCGCCGGTGACCAGTGCCCTCATCGTCCTGTGCTGCCTGATCTTCGTTGCCGGCCCGGCGGCGGGACTGGACCCCGCCTACGGCACGGGGGAGAGGCTGCTGCTCGCCCAGCGGGCGTACTTCCGGCGCTGGGGCGTGATCCCCGCCGAGTTGTTCACGGGTTCCCCGCGGGCCGCCCTGGCCCCCGCGACCGCGCTGTTCGTGCACGGCAGCTGGGTCCATCTGCTCGGCAACATGCTCTTCCTCTACGTCTTCGGGGCGATGACCGAGGAACGGATGGGCCGCCTCCAGTACACGCTGTTCTACGTCGGCTGCGGCTACCTGGCCCTGCTGGGCTACGCGGCCGCCAACGCCGCCTCCGCGCAGACCCTGGTGGGGGCTTCGGGGGCGATCTCGGCGGTCCTCGGCGCGTTCCTGTACCTCTTCCCCCGGGCGCGGGTGACCAGTCTCCTGCCGTTCCTGTTCTTCCTGCCGCTGCGCCTGCCGGCCTGGATCGTGCTGCCCTTCTGGGCCGCCCTGCAGTGGCTGGCGGCCGGGCGCGCCGCCCAGGGGCCGGGGGTGGCGTACCTGGCCCACGTGGTGGGCTTCGGGCTCGGCTTCGCCTACGCGTGGGCCCGCTTCGGGCGCACCGATAGAGTGAAGGTCGCCCCCGCTCCGGCCCCCGAGGGAGAGAACCAGCCGTGA
- a CDS encoding Lrp/AsnC ligand binding domain-containing protein: protein MITAIVLIKTSVDRIPEIAERIASLESVSEVFSVTGTYDLIAMVRVKRHEDLAEVIPGRISKIPGVEATDTHVAFRTYSQHDLEAAFAIGLDS, encoded by the coding sequence GTGATCACCGCGATCGTCCTGATCAAGACCAGCGTGGACCGGATCCCCGAGATCGCCGAGCGGATCGCCTCGCTGGAGTCCGTCAGCGAGGTCTTCTCCGTCACCGGCACCTACGACCTGATCGCCATGGTCCGCGTGAAGCGGCACGAGGACCTCGCCGAGGTCATCCCGGGGCGCATCAGCAAGATCCCCGGCGTGGAGGCGACGGACACGCACGTGGCGTTCAGGACGTATTCCCAGCACGACCTGGAGGCGGCGTTCGCGATCGGCCTGGACTCCTGA
- the trpD gene encoding anthranilate phosphoribosyltransferase, with protein sequence MSAVTPAGGDTAAGRSWPEVLNALLYGRDQSADATAWAMDRIMRGEATDAQIAGFVVALRAKGETVEEIKGLVRTMYEHANVIDVPGRTVDVVGTGGDGAHTVNISTMSAIVVAGTGATVVKHGNRAASSASGASDVLEKLGVNLELTPQRVAEVAREAGVTFCFAIKFHPALRHVGAARGQLGIRTVFNVLGPLTNPAKVRAQAVGVADPRMAPVVAGVFAERGNSSLVFRGDDGLDELTTTATSHVWVVRDGKVTEETFDPRDVGIELVPVEALRGGDPSYNAEVARRLLDGETGPVRDAVLLNSAAALVALDPGPGTLAEQIRAGMDKAAESIDSGAAKRALERWVAASNQ encoded by the coding sequence ATGAGCGCTGTGACCCCCGCTGGAGGCGACACCGCGGCGGGCCGTTCCTGGCCCGAGGTACTGAACGCCCTGCTGTACGGCCGTGACCAGAGCGCGGACGCCACGGCCTGGGCGATGGACCGGATCATGCGCGGCGAGGCCACCGACGCGCAGATCGCCGGCTTCGTGGTGGCGCTGCGCGCCAAGGGCGAGACCGTCGAGGAGATCAAGGGGCTCGTGCGGACGATGTACGAGCACGCCAACGTGATCGACGTGCCCGGGCGGACGGTGGACGTCGTCGGCACCGGCGGCGACGGTGCCCATACCGTCAACATCTCGACCATGTCGGCGATCGTCGTCGCCGGCACGGGCGCCACGGTCGTCAAGCACGGCAACCGGGCCGCGTCCTCGGCGTCCGGCGCATCGGACGTCCTGGAGAAGCTCGGCGTCAACCTGGAGCTGACCCCGCAGCGGGTTGCGGAGGTGGCCCGGGAGGCCGGGGTCACCTTCTGCTTCGCCATCAAGTTCCATCCGGCGCTCCGTCATGTCGGAGCAGCACGTGGGCAGTTGGGCATCCGCACGGTGTTCAACGTCCTCGGCCCGCTGACCAATCCCGCCAAGGTGCGGGCCCAGGCGGTCGGGGTGGCGGATCCGCGTATGGCGCCGGTCGTCGCCGGGGTCTTCGCCGAACGCGGCAACTCCTCCCTCGTCTTCCGGGGCGACGACGGCCTTGACGAGCTGACGACCACCGCCACGTCCCACGTCTGGGTGGTCCGCGACGGCAAGGTCACCGAGGAGACCTTCGACCCGCGCGACGTCGGCATCGAGCTGGTGCCCGTCGAGGCGCTGCGCGGCGGCGACCCGTCGTACAACGCGGAGGTCGCCCGCAGGCTCCTGGACGGCGAGACGGGCCCGGTCCGCGACGCCGTACTGCTGAACTCGGCGGCGGCGCTCGTGGCCCTCGACCCGGGCCCGGGGACGCTGGCCGAACAGATCCGGGCCGGTATGGACAAGGCGGCGGAGTCCATCGACTCCGGAGCGGCCAAGCGGGCGTTGGAGCGCTGGGTGGCGGCCAGCAACCAGTAG
- a CDS encoding cytochrome bc complex cytochrome b subunit → MSTTASNEARSRGKASGGERLADWADGRLGIYSLAKSNMRKIFPDHWSFMLGEVCLYSFIIIILTGVYLTLFFHPSMNEVEYHGSYVPLQGQLMSEAFNSTLHISFDVRGGLLIRQIHHWAALIFLAGMFVHMMRVFFTGAFRKPREINWLFGFLLFVLGMFTGFTGYSLPDDLLSGTGVRFMEGAILSVPIVGTYLSFFLFGGQFPGHDFVARFYSIHILLLPGIMLGLLVGHLILVFYHKHTQFAGPGKTNENVVGMPLLPVYMAKAGGFFFLVFGVIAAIAAIAQINPIWAMGPYRPDQVSTGAQPDWYMGFSEGLIRVMPGWEINAWGHTLVLGVFIPLVIFPLVLVSIAVYPFIEAWVTGDRREHHILDRPRNAPTRTAFGAAWISWYFVLLVGGGNDLWATHFHLSINAITWFVRVAFFLVPVITFVVTKRVCLGLQRRDRDKVLHGRESGIIKRLPHGEFIEVHEPLSQEQLYTLTAHEQYAPAEIGPTVDGNGVERKVTGSQKLRAKLSKAYYGEDSQIPKPTVEEYREITSGHGHH, encoded by the coding sequence ATGAGTACTACAGCGAGCAATGAGGCCCGCTCACGCGGGAAGGCGTCCGGCGGCGAGCGACTCGCCGACTGGGCCGACGGCCGGCTGGGGATCTACTCCCTGGCCAAGTCCAACATGCGCAAGATCTTCCCCGACCACTGGTCGTTCATGTTGGGTGAGGTCTGCCTCTACAGCTTCATCATCATCATCCTCACGGGTGTGTACCTGACGCTGTTCTTCCACCCGTCGATGAACGAGGTGGAATACCACGGCAGCTACGTCCCGCTGCAGGGACAGCTGATGAGCGAGGCGTTCAACTCGACCCTGCACATCTCCTTCGACGTGCGCGGTGGTCTGCTCATCCGGCAGATCCACCACTGGGCCGCGCTGATCTTCCTCGCCGGCATGTTCGTGCACATGATGCGCGTCTTCTTCACCGGCGCGTTCCGCAAGCCGCGTGAGATCAACTGGCTGTTCGGCTTCCTGCTGTTCGTCCTGGGCATGTTCACCGGCTTCACCGGTTACTCGCTCCCGGACGACCTGCTCTCCGGCACCGGTGTCCGCTTCATGGAGGGCGCGATCCTGTCCGTGCCGATCGTCGGCACGTACCTGTCGTTCTTCCTCTTCGGCGGGCAGTTCCCCGGCCACGACTTCGTGGCGCGGTTCTACTCGATCCACATCCTGCTGCTGCCGGGCATCATGCTCGGCCTGCTGGTGGGCCACCTGATCCTGGTCTTCTACCACAAGCACACGCAGTTCGCGGGCCCCGGCAAGACCAACGAGAACGTCGTCGGCATGCCGCTGCTGCCGGTCTACATGGCCAAGGCCGGAGGCTTCTTCTTCCTGGTCTTCGGTGTCATCGCGGCCATCGCGGCGATCGCGCAGATCAACCCGATCTGGGCCATGGGTCCCTACCGCCCGGACCAGGTGTCCACCGGCGCCCAGCCCGACTGGTACATGGGCTTCTCCGAGGGCCTGATCCGTGTCATGCCCGGCTGGGAGATCAACGCCTGGGGTCACACGCTCGTCCTGGGCGTGTTCATCCCGCTGGTGATCTTCCCGCTGGTCCTGGTGTCGATCGCGGTCTACCCGTTCATCGAGGCCTGGGTCACCGGCGACCGGCGCGAGCACCACATCCTGGACCGCCCGCGCAACGCCCCGACCCGCACCGCCTTCGGCGCGGCGTGGATCTCGTGGTACTTCGTGCTGCTGGTCGGCGGTGGCAACGACCTGTGGGCCACCCACTTCCACCTGTCGATCAACGCGATCACCTGGTTCGTCCGCGTCGCGTTCTTCCTGGTGCCGGTCATCACGTTCGTCGTCACCAAGCGCGTCTGCCTCGGCCTCCAGCGCCGGGACCGCGACAAGGTGCTGCACGGCCGCGAGTCGGGCATCATCAAGCGCCTGCCGCACGGTGAGTTCATCGAGGTCCACGAGCCGCTCAGCCAGGAGCAGCTCTACACGCTCACGGCGCACGAGCAGTACGCGCCGGCCGAGATCGGCCCGACGGTCGACGGGAACGGCGTCGAGCGCAAGGTGACGGGATCCCAGAAGCTGCGCGCCAAGCTGAGCAAGGCGTACTACGGCGAGGACTCGCAGATCCCCAAGCCCACCGTCGAGGAATACCGGGAGATCACCAGCGGCCACGGCCACCACTGA
- a CDS encoding NlpC/P60 family protein encodes MASHRRPKQPSRARVTVLTTAAAAAVAISSQAANAAPSAKPSKDEVKAKVDALYEQAEQATEKFNGAKEKEGQLQKEISTIQDNVARGQEELNKLRDSIGSLAAGQYRSGGIDPSLQLFLSSNPNDYLDKASTLDQLSSQQVDALKQIQDKQRELAQERAEATGKLKDLSATRTELENKKQEIQGKLASAQKLLNSLTAQERQQLLDEQNRASRSSSRDVLGASHAASGRAAAAYAWAQGQLGKPYFYGGTGPNSFDCSGLTSQAYAAAGITIPRTSEEQANIGTRIYSVSQLQVGDLVFFYGDLHHVGLYAGNNMVLHAPHTGAVVRYESMSDMPFQFGVRV; translated from the coding sequence GTGGCGTCCCACCGTCGACCCAAACAGCCGAGCCGTGCGCGTGTGACCGTGCTCACCACCGCAGCAGCGGCCGCCGTTGCCATCAGCTCGCAGGCGGCCAACGCGGCCCCCAGCGCGAAGCCGAGCAAGGACGAGGTCAAGGCGAAGGTCGACGCGCTCTACGAGCAGGCGGAGCAGGCCACCGAGAAGTTCAACGGGGCCAAGGAGAAGGAGGGGCAGCTCCAGAAGGAGATCTCCACCATCCAGGACAACGTCGCCCGCGGCCAGGAGGAGCTCAACAAGCTGCGCGACAGCATCGGTTCGCTCGCGGCCGGCCAGTACCGCTCCGGTGGCATCGACCCGTCCCTGCAGCTCTTCCTCTCCTCCAACCCGAACGACTACCTCGACAAGGCGTCCACGCTCGATCAGTTGAGCAGCCAGCAGGTCGACGCGCTGAAGCAGATCCAGGACAAACAGCGCGAACTCGCCCAGGAGCGGGCGGAGGCCACCGGGAAGCTCAAGGACCTCTCCGCCACCCGCACCGAACTGGAAAACAAGAAGCAGGAGATCCAGGGCAAGCTCGCCTCGGCGCAGAAACTGCTCAACTCCCTGACGGCGCAGGAGAGGCAGCAGCTCCTCGACGAGCAGAACCGCGCCAGCCGGAGCAGCTCGCGTGACGTCCTGGGCGCCAGCCACGCCGCCTCCGGCCGCGCCGCCGCGGCGTACGCCTGGGCGCAGGGCCAGCTCGGCAAGCCGTACTTCTACGGTGGCACCGGCCCCAACTCCTTCGACTGCTCCGGCCTGACCTCCCAGGCGTACGCGGCGGCCGGCATCACCATCCCGCGCACCTCCGAGGAGCAGGCCAACATCGGCACCCGCATCTACTCGGTGAGCCAGCTCCAGGTCGGCGACCTGGTCTTCTTCTACGGCGACCTGCACCACGTCGGCCTCTACGCCGGCAACAACATGGTGCTGCACGCCCCGCACACCGGCGCCGTCGTGCGCTACGAGTCGATGAGCGACATGCCCTTCCAGTTCGGCGTCCGCGTCTGA
- a CDS encoding Rieske 2Fe-2S domain-containing protein produces MSSQDIPEENLPAEQEAAHGAVRVADEKDPFADPGLPPHEHRIQDVDERAAKRSERTVALLFTVSMLATIGFIAAYVTIPHDKSIFVFPIGHVNALNFALGLTLGVALFAIGAGAVHWARTLMSDVEVADERHPIEASPETRAKVHADFKQGAKESVIGRRKLIRNTMLGALTLVPLSGLVLLRDLGPLPGTSLRHTLWSKGKRLVSTNTGLPLRPEDIGVGSLTFAQPDGLNETQEDFQTEIAKAALMIVRLQPENIKDKRELDWGHQGIVAFSKICTHVGCPISLYEQQTHHVLCPCHQSTFDLSDGARVIFGPAGHALPQLRIGVDSDGYLQALGDFEEPVGPAFWERG; encoded by the coding sequence ATGAGTAGCCAAGACATTCCAGAAGAGAACCTGCCCGCTGAGCAGGAAGCCGCACACGGCGCCGTACGCGTCGCGGACGAGAAGGACCCGTTCGCCGACCCGGGCCTGCCGCCCCACGAGCACCGGATCCAGGACGTCGACGAGCGGGCCGCCAAGCGGTCCGAGCGCACGGTCGCCCTGCTGTTCACGGTGTCGATGCTGGCCACCATCGGCTTCATCGCCGCGTACGTGACGATCCCGCACGACAAGTCGATCTTCGTGTTCCCGATCGGTCACGTCAACGCGCTGAACTTCGCCCTGGGCCTGACCCTCGGCGTGGCGCTGTTCGCGATCGGCGCGGGCGCGGTCCACTGGGCCCGCACCCTGATGTCCGACGTGGAGGTCGCCGACGAGCGTCACCCGATCGAGGCGTCGCCCGAGACCCGCGCGAAGGTCCACGCGGACTTCAAGCAGGGCGCCAAGGAATCCGTGATCGGCCGGCGCAAGCTGATCCGCAACACCATGCTGGGCGCGCTCACGCTGGTGCCGCTGTCCGGTCTGGTGCTGCTGCGCGACCTCGGTCCGCTGCCCGGTACCTCGCTCCGCCACACGCTCTGGTCCAAGGGCAAGCGCCTCGTCAGCACGAACACCGGCCTGCCGCTGCGTCCCGAGGACATCGGCGTCGGCTCGCTCACCTTCGCCCAGCCGGACGGCCTGAACGAGACGCAGGAGGACTTCCAGACCGAGATCGCCAAGGCGGCCCTCATGATCGTCCGGCTGCAGCCGGAGAACATCAAGGACAAGCGCGAACTCGACTGGGGACACCAGGGCATCGTCGCCTTCTCGAAGATCTGCACCCACGTGGGTTGCCCGATCTCCCTCTACGAGCAGCAGACGCACCACGTGCTGTGCCCGTGCCACCAGTCCACCTTCGACCTCTCCGACGGTGCCCGAGTGATCTTCGGCCCCGCCGGCCACGCCCTGCCGCAGCTGCGCATCGGCGTGGACAGCGACGGTTACCTCCAGGCGCTCGGCGACTTCGAGGAGCCCGTCGGTCCTGCATTCTGGGAGCGCGGATGA
- a CDS encoding NlpC/P60 family protein: MGSHRRLAPSGFDRGAGAAFCVLSAAAAALGAVPAPAALAAPHAGTGAEVDRLYQEAERATEAYDRADERAGLLRSQVRDSQDRMARQQQRINTLRESLGSLAGAQYRSGGFDPSLALLFSRDPADYLDKAAALDRISAHQAGQLRDLQRAMRELAQERTEATRALAALEQSRKAVVTHKRTVEQKLAEARRLLNSLSPNDRQAYDRASRSGRDGFLPGFDRGPAASGRAAAAVAAAMSALGRPYVWGANGPSGFDCSGLMQWAYAQAGVHLPRTSQEQRYAGRQIPLSQARPGDLVVYRSDGGHVAMYMGHGRVIHAPYPGAPVRYDPVNMMPVSSVTRV; encoded by the coding sequence GTGGGGTCCCATCGCCGCCTTGCACCGTCCGGGTTCGACCGGGGCGCCGGCGCCGCGTTCTGCGTCCTGTCCGCCGCGGCCGCGGCCCTCGGCGCCGTACCGGCCCCCGCGGCCCTCGCCGCGCCGCACGCCGGCACCGGAGCGGAGGTGGACCGCCTCTACCAGGAGGCGGAGCGGGCGACCGAGGCCTACGACCGGGCCGACGAGCGCGCCGGCCTGCTGCGCAGCCAGGTGCGCGACTCCCAGGACCGCATGGCCCGGCAGCAGCAGCGCATCAACACCCTGCGGGAGTCGCTCGGTTCGCTGGCCGGGGCCCAGTACCGCTCCGGCGGTTTCGACCCGTCCCTCGCGCTGCTGTTCTCCCGTGACCCGGCCGACTACCTCGACAAGGCGGCCGCCCTCGACCGGATCAGCGCCCACCAGGCCGGCCAGCTCAGGGACCTGCAGCGGGCCATGCGCGAACTCGCCCAGGAGCGGACCGAGGCCACCCGCGCACTGGCCGCACTGGAGCAGAGCCGCAAGGCCGTCGTCACCCACAAGCGGACCGTCGAGCAGAAACTGGCCGAGGCCCGCAGGCTGCTCAACTCCCTGTCCCCGAACGACCGCCAGGCCTACGACCGCGCCTCCCGCTCCGGCCGTGACGGCTTCCTCCCCGGCTTCGACCGCGGCCCGGCCGCCTCGGGCCGCGCGGCCGCCGCCGTCGCCGCCGCGATGTCCGCCCTGGGCCGCCCCTACGTCTGGGGTGCCAACGGGCCCTCGGGCTTCGACTGTTCGGGCCTGATGCAGTGGGCGTACGCCCAGGCCGGGGTGCATCTGCCGCGCACCTCGCAGGAGCAGCGGTACGCCGGCCGGCAGATCCCGCTGTCCCAGGCCCGGCCCGGCGACCTCGTCGTCTACCGGTCCGACGGCGGCCATGTCGCGATGTACATGGGCCACGGCCGGGTGATCCACGCGCCCTACCCGGGCGCGCCCGTGCGCTACGACCCGGTGAACATGATGCCCGTCTCGTCGGTGACCAGGGTCTGA